The stretch of DNA CCCGACGGAGTCTGAGAAATATCTTTTAGTCAGCAATCACATGGGCTTTTTGGATATTTTGCTCTTAGCTTCGACGCGTTCGATGGTATTTGTAACCTCCAATGAAATGAGAGAAACCCCGTTCTTGGGCCTTTTATGCGAAATGGGTGGTTGTATTTTTGTTGAGCGCCGCAGTCGCACAAAAATTTTGGATGAGATGAAGGGCATCGTGGAAGTTCTTAAGAAAGGCTTCCGCGTCGTTCTTTATCCTGAAGCGACTTCCACCAATGGCGAAAAAGTATGGCCATTTAAAAGGACCTTGATGATGGCCGCGGCTCACGCCGAAGTTCCGATTCAACCCGTGGTTATCAATTATCGCAAAATCAATGGCGATGATTTCAATTTGAAATGGCGTGATCATGTCTGCTGGTATGGGGACACTCCTTTTGCGGTGGCAATGTGGAAGACCTTAACCTTAAGATCGGTGAAAGCCGAAATTGAATTTTTAGAACAGATTCACTCTAAGCCTGAAGACGATCGCGGCCTGGTGGCAGACAAAGCCCATGCGTTGATCGCGGCAAAATTTATTCCCGTCAAAGGGGCAAAGGAGGCTGCCTCGGCCTCGATCGAGTTTGAAACAGATCCGACTTGATTTCCGCTAAATTATATGTAAATAATATGTAAATGAGGAAGATCATTCACATTGATATGGACTGCTTTTATGCCGCGGTGGAAGTGAAGTTCCGTCCGGAGCTCAAAGGAAAACCTTTGGGTATTGGCGGTCCCGCAAATTCTAGAAGCGTGCTGTGCACGGCCAGCTATGAGGCTCGCAAGTTTGGCGTGCGTTCGG from Bdellovibrio bacteriovorus encodes:
- a CDS encoding lysophospholipid acyltransferase family protein, producing the protein MTTIFDTLRGILRLILFICTVIIFLICAFSFHLITRDPDKRLKRFSSTACYFCGWLVTILNAEVKVTNPPTESEKYLLVSNHMGFLDILLLASTRSMVFVTSNEMRETPFLGLLCEMGGCIFVERRSRTKILDEMKGIVEVLKKGFRVVLYPEATSTNGEKVWPFKRTLMMAAAHAEVPIQPVVINYRKINGDDFNLKWRDHVCWYGDTPFAVAMWKTLTLRSVKAEIEFLEQIHSKPEDDRGLVADKAHALIAAKFIPVKGAKEAASASIEFETDPT